From Pontibacter actiniarum, a single genomic window includes:
- a CDS encoding SPW repeat protein has protein sequence MRFIPTRFHGIIDYVVGLVFIIAPWLFDFSDVSWATWTMVIAGIIVLLQAASTDYEVGVIHKIPMKTHLMLDFGLGVILALSPWMFNFDERVFMPHLIGGIFSILASLTTHRVPSESYRTRHATESTMH, from the coding sequence ATGAGATTTATCCCAACCCGATTTCACGGGATTATAGATTATGTTGTAGGCCTGGTGTTTATAATTGCCCCCTGGCTGTTTGATTTCTCAGACGTAAGCTGGGCAACCTGGACCATGGTGATTGCAGGTATTATTGTACTCTTACAGGCGGCATCCACAGACTACGAGGTCGGTGTCATTCATAAGATTCCGATGAAAACACACCTGATGCTTGACTTCGGACTCGGTGTGATTCTCGCGCTGTCGCCGTGGATGTTTAACTTTGATGAGCGTGTCTTTATGCCACACCTGATTGGTGGTATATTCTCTATACTGGCCTCGCTGACCACGCACCGCGTGCCGAGCGAATCGTACCGCACCCGACACGCCACCGAAAGCACCATGCACTAG
- the murI gene encoding glutamate racemase gives MTQEKKDRPIGVFDSGIGGLTVAQAIINVLPNERIVYFGDTAHLPYGDKSTAAIQAYAVKICDLLIRQNCKVILIACNSASAAAYELVKEYVGSKAKVLNVIDPTVHYIGQAYAQKTVGLIGTKQTVNSNVYRKKVDELDRGVELRSLATPLLAAMIEEGFFNDSISESVIHTYLSDPQLRHIEALILGCTHYPLIKKQIEGYYEGKVDVLDASQIVAQYVKAYLEEHNLAADKPSGDHTFYVSDFTRSFEESTRIFFKRKVNLEHYPLWE, from the coding sequence ATGACTCAGGAAAAGAAGGATAGACCCATTGGGGTTTTTGATAGCGGCATTGGTGGGCTTACTGTGGCTCAGGCAATTATAAACGTGCTGCCCAACGAGCGCATCGTGTATTTCGGCGACACGGCTCACCTGCCCTACGGCGACAAGTCTACGGCGGCGATACAAGCCTACGCGGTAAAGATATGCGACCTGCTGATCCGGCAGAACTGCAAGGTTATTCTGATTGCCTGTAACTCGGCCTCGGCGGCGGCCTACGAGCTGGTTAAAGAGTACGTGGGCAGCAAAGCCAAAGTGCTCAATGTAATCGACCCGACAGTGCACTACATCGGGCAGGCCTACGCCCAAAAAACCGTCGGCCTTATCGGCACAAAGCAGACGGTGAACTCCAACGTTTACCGCAAGAAGGTCGACGAGCTGGACCGGGGTGTTGAGCTGCGGTCTCTGGCCACGCCCTTGCTGGCGGCCATGATAGAGGAGGGCTTTTTCAACGATTCCATCTCGGAGAGTGTGATTCACACCTACCTCTCAGACCCGCAACTGCGCCACATCGAGGCGCTCATACTGGGTTGCACGCATTACCCGCTCATCAAAAAGCAGATTGAGGGCTACTACGAGGGCAAAGTGGATGTGCTCGATGCCAGCCAGATTGTGGCCCAGTATGTGAAGGCTTACCTGGAGGAGCACAATCTGGCGGCCGACAAGCCTTCCGGCGACCACACGTTCTATGTGTCTGACTTTACCCGCTCGTTTGAAGAAAGCACCCGTATCTTCTTTAAGCGAAAGGTAAACTTGGAGCACTACCCGCTGTGGGAGTAG
- a CDS encoding RDD family protein: MQTAYTLPNAPTIKRSALYGSLSIRFVSFLVDTTLLVFSYTFILYGLSSTPEQLYTWKDLSQDSFSLSEMLVAVKMLFLNPYFPIIHWAYYTLLESSQKQATIGKFTHGLKVTDLRGKRISFAQANLRYFSKLVSAVPLALGFLLMLTSRRHQMLHDYLARTLVVTD, encoded by the coding sequence ATGCAAACAGCTTATACCCTACCCAACGCCCCTACCATCAAGCGATCGGCCCTGTACGGCAGCCTGTCTATCCGTTTTGTTTCTTTCCTGGTAGACACCACGCTGCTCGTGTTCTCTTACACGTTTATATTGTACGGGTTAAGCTCAACACCGGAGCAACTCTACACCTGGAAAGACCTCTCGCAGGACAGCTTTAGCCTGTCCGAAATGCTGGTGGCCGTAAAAATGCTCTTCCTGAACCCCTACTTCCCTATCATCCACTGGGCTTACTATACCCTGCTGGAGTCGTCGCAGAAACAGGCCACGATCGGTAAGTTTACCCACGGCCTCAAGGTGACCGACCTCCGCGGCAAGCGCATCTCTTTTGCACAGGCAAACCTGCGTTATTTCTCCAAGCTGGTGTCGGCTGTTCCGCTGGCCCTGGGCTTCCTGCTGATGCTAACGTCCCGCCGGCATCAGATGCTGCACGATTACCTGGCGCGCACCTTGGTCGTTACAGACTAA